One segment of Desmodus rotundus isolate HL8 chromosome 6, HLdesRot8A.1, whole genome shotgun sequence DNA contains the following:
- the SMIM26 gene encoding small integral membrane protein 26, with protein MRADQASSWYRRMSAVYALGAWTILGSLIFLGRKKSKPLGGELEQKDEIAELPKGFYVETIVTCKEDFVPITEKILNYWKSWTGGPGPES; from the exons ATGCGAGCGGACCAGGCCTCCTCTTGGTACCGGCGAATGTCTGCAGTCTATGCTTTGGGTGCCTGGACCATATTGGGCTCTTTGATATTCTTAGGCCGGAAAAAGAGCAAGCCCTTAG GTGGTGAATTAGAGCAAAAGGATGAAATAGCTGAACTCCCAAAAGGATTTTATGTGGAAACGATTGTCACATGTAAAGAAGATTTTGTTCCAATTACTGAGAAGATCCTCAACTATTGGAAATCATGGACTGGTGGCCCTGGACCAGAATCATGA